One genomic region from bacterium HR17 encodes:
- the tsaD gene encoding tRNA N6-adenosine threonylcarbamoyltransferase: MPFGDALGAGHRHNNHASVADSTPPLCDDTILPVIRMLVLGIETSCDETAAAVVADKVWVRSNVVLTQTALHEPFGGIVPEIASRKQMEFIAPVVRQALREAGVSWRDLSAIAVTNRPGLIGSLLVGVSFAKAIALAHGLPLLPINHLEGHVFSVFLRDWGTEAGQEWGFPFLCLLVSGGHTELIWVRDVGDYEVLGRTRDDAAGEAFDKGARALGLGFPGGPAIDKASEGGDPSAVAFPRADLTPSLDFSFAGLKTALVRYLKGMEERLKRRPNPTLADIAASFQEAIADMLLATVERAAEQTQAERVAVVGGVAANRRLRQKLLAMAQQRGWRLALPALKWCTDNAAMIACAASFRLERGLEQSDLLCDAFAVAEVTE; encoded by the coding sequence ATGCCCTTCGGTGACGCCTTAGGAGCAGGGCATCGCCACAACAACCACGCGTCCGTTGCCGATTCAACGCCGCCTTTGTGCGACGACACAATTTTGCCGGTGATACGGATGCTCGTGTTGGGCATTGAAACTTCCTGCGATGAAACGGCGGCGGCGGTCGTCGCAGACAAGGTGTGGGTGCGTTCCAATGTCGTGCTGACGCAGACGGCATTGCACGAACCGTTTGGCGGCATCGTCCCCGAAATTGCATCGCGTAAGCAGATGGAGTTCATCGCGCCCGTCGTCCGACAGGCATTGCGTGAGGCGGGCGTGAGTTGGCGCGACCTTAGTGCCATCGCCGTGACGAACCGACCGGGCTTGATTGGCTCGCTGCTCGTCGGCGTCAGTTTTGCCAAAGCCATCGCGCTGGCACACGGTTTGCCGCTTCTGCCCATCAACCACCTTGAGGGGCATGTGTTTTCGGTCTTTCTCCGGGACTGGGGAACAGAGGCTGGGCAAGAGTGGGGTTTCCCGTTTTTGTGCCTGCTCGTGTCAGGCGGGCACACGGAGTTGATATGGGTGCGGGATGTCGGCGATTACGAAGTGCTGGGGCGAACGCGGGACGATGCGGCAGGGGAAGCCTTTGATAAAGGGGCACGGGCGTTGGGCTTGGGGTTTCCAGGCGGTCCTGCCATTGATAAAGCGTCAGAGGGTGGCGACCCAAGCGCCGTCGCCTTCCCGCGCGCCGATTTAACGCCTTCGCTGGACTTTTCCTTTGCTGGGTTGAAAACGGCGCTGGTGCGCTACCTGAAGGGCATGGAAGAACGCTTGAAACGCCGCCCGAACCCGACCCTTGCCGATATCGCCGCCAGTTTTCAAGAAGCCATCGCTGACATGTTGCTTGCGACGGTGGAACGGGCGGCAGAGCAAACGCAAGCGGAACGCGTGGCGGTTGTCGGCGGTGTCGCTGCCAACCGGCGGTTACGCCAAAAATTGCTGGCGATGGCGCAGCAACGGGGATGGCGGTTGGCGTTGCCTGCGTTGAAATGGTGCACGGACAACGCTGCAATGATCGCGTGTGCCGCCAGTTTTCGGTTGGAACGCGGTTTGGAGCAAAGCGATCTTTTGTGCGACGCGTTCGCCGTCGCCGAAGTGACCGAGTGA